The Gehongia tenuis DNA window CCTTCCTTGTTCTGGGCCTATTTACGTCTCAGATGCTGAATTTTCTTCAGAAGAGGAAGAATTGGATTAAATATACCATCAAGATCGGCGGCGTGGTGCTCATCGTGATGGGCATTATGACGTTAACCGGCTGGATGAATGGCATCACCGGCTATCTCAATAAGCCTGCGGCGCCCTCGGAGACGCCCATCATCACACAAACCCCTGCACCCGCGCCCAGCCCCTCCGCACCTGGAGCTTTGGCCACGCCCGAAGGCTTGGAAACGCCCACGCCCACACCGGAAAAAGTTGCGGCCTTTGATTTCACGCTGACCGATCAGTATGGGAACAGCCATACCCTGTCCGACTACAAGGGCAAGGTAGTGTTTCTCAACTTCTGGGCAACATGGTGCGGTCCCTGTAAGATGGAGATGCCCCATATCGAGTCCCTTTATCAGGACTGGGACAGGAATTCGGGCGATGTGATCGTGCTGGCTGTGGCGGCGCCTGGCGTGGGTCAGGAGAAGGGCCGTGAGGGCATCATCGACTTTTTGAAGGAGAATGGCTACACTTTTCCTGTGGTGTTCGACGAAACCCAGGAAGTCTTCTATGATTACGCCATCAACTCTTTTCCCACCACCTTCATGATCGACCGTGAGGGCAACATCTACGGCTATGCGCCGGGCAGTCTCACCCGAGAGCTTATGGATCGGATCGTCGATCAAACCTTAGAGGCCGAATGAAAAAGGGTTGGAGGCCGGATCTTCGATACGCGGCCCTCTTCGCCGGCCTGCTTGCCATGGAGATTTTCATTGCGCTGTATGTCCGAGACGACTTTGTTCGGCCGCTGGTGGGGGATGCGCTGGTGATCGTTCTTCTTTACGCATTCTTTCGCATCTTTATCCACCGGCCCATGCCCTTCCTGCCGTTGCTGATCCTTCTTTTCGCGGCGGCAGTGGAGGTGAGCCAGGTCTTCGATCTGGTGGGGAAGTTGGGGCTTGGGGATTCAAAGTTTTTCCGAACGCTCCTTGGTTCCACCTTTGATCCCTGGGATCTGGTTTTCTATGGGCTCACGGCTTTGGGCCTGGGGCTTTTTGAGAGGCACCGGAAAGGGCGTGCTGGATCCGGCAGAAGCTGAGGGGAATCAGCGGGGAAGGATAAGCCAGCTGTCCCGCACCAGTCCGTTTTCGCAAAGCGGTTTGCATACGCTGTCAAGAATATAGCAATAGCTTTTAAAAAGGAGATCAGCAAAGCCCTGCTGATCTCCTTTTTGCAGGCATGCAAACGCTTTCAAACTAATCTCATTAATATGAGCCGTGCCGGATTTGCCGCGGCTGTCAAAAGAAAAATAGTAGCCCCACCTGAGCGGATAGTTGGCTTCCTGGAGAATCACCTTCAGCGGATAAAGCGGTGTGTTTTCGATGACGCAGTCGGCAATGTGGGTCAGAGGAATGCCATGGGGCTGCTCCATCTTAAGCGTCAACTGTTTTTGAACACTGGCATCCAGCTTATCAAAGACCAATAGGGACGCTGGACGGATGATCAGTGTCATCAGCTGAATGGCACTCAAATAGAGCCGCATACTGATATGGCTTGCGCCCGTGATGCTGGCTTGTTTATCCGGCGAAATCACCCGGGTTCCGCGGCCGTTGATCGTTTTGACAAAATGCATTCGATTGAGATATGCCAGCGCTCTGCGGATGGTATGTATCGATACCTGATACTCCTTTGCCAAAGCCGCTTCCGAGGGTAGAAACGTACCCAGCGGATAGATCCCTGCCCCGATCTTGCCCACGAGGTTTTGGATGATTCGTAGATAATAGGGATATCGATCTCCTGCCGCATTCCAGAAAAAGTGCTCATCAGCCTGCTCCACCGTACCCGGATACTGGGCGGACAGCCGATTTAGTGTTTCCTGCACCAAACGGGGGTGGTGTAGCGGTAATGGCTGGTAAGGCTGTCACGAACGTCCTGAGGCTTGCCAGCTTTCAAGGCGTCCAAGATGTATGATACGCTTTGCCTTTCAAACTTATATTGATTGAGCTGCATGGACCTTTGACAGGCGGTTAAAAAAGGAGCTTCGCCATACATCTCCAAAGTCGTGTACAAGGAGGCGAGCAGGGGATTGCCTGAGGAAACGAGGATATCATGAAAAAAGGCAGAGGGCACTCTCCAGCGTCTGAGTGAATCTCGATGATACATTGTCCATTTCATAGTGCTGTCATAGTGCTCAAGCTCAATGATACCGGAAAATTGGGCGCAGAAGGTCAGGATATCGGGCATGATGAGTTCCATGGTTTGGTAAACAGCCAGGACGGAAGATTTACGCTGCAGAATGCTTTGGACATCAGCGGACTGCTCCATCAAAGAGTCTCTGTAGACAACAACGGCACGCCGGCGTTCGCCGGTTTCAATCAGCCCCTCCTCCTTGAGCGCCTTTAGGGCGGTGCGAACAGCCCGCATTCCCACACCATATGATTTGCATAACTGTGGGGCGGAGGGCAGTCTGCTGCCATATTCCCGAAGTCCAGATATGATTTGTTCCCGCAAGTTTTCATGAATGGAGGAGGATCGCGTTCGTTTTTCGTCCAAAAGGCACCTCACACTAGCCTATTTTTTTTACAACCTATATGCTAGCGTGTCCAGACAGCGGTTGTTTAGTCACAAAATATTATTTAAAATAGTCCTATAAAATTGAACAGGGAGGGTGCCCTCTCATGTTCATTTATATTGTTCCGGAACACAAAAAGCCATACAGGGGAAA harbors:
- a CDS encoding cytochrome c biogenesis protein/redoxin — its product is MFNGLVDAGSINFLMVFLEGVLSFFSPCVIPLLPVYISYLAGGAKKTDGDEIHYDRGRVFFHTACFVLGISLAFFVLGMSFSALGSFMNEHRTLFARIGGILIILLGLVQVGFLDFKFLQRERRWHLKMPGTVNPFFAFLMGFAFSFAWTPCVGPMLSSVLILASSAESALVGNLLVAVYALGFVVPFLVLGLFTSQMLNFLQKRKNWIKYTIKIGGVVLIVMGIMTLTGWMNGITGYLNKPAAPSETPIITQTPAPAPSPSAPGALATPEGLETPTPTPEKVAAFDFTLTDQYGNSHTLSDYKGKVVFLNFWATWCGPCKMEMPHIESLYQDWDRNSGDVIVLAVAAPGVGQEKGREGIIDFLKENGYTFPVVFDETQEVFYDYAINSFPTTFMIDREGNIYGYAPGSLTRELMDRIVDQTLEAE
- a CDS encoding ribosomal maturation YjgA family protein, with translation MKKGWRPDLRYAALFAGLLAMEIFIALYVRDDFVRPLVGDALVIVLLYAFFRIFIHRPMPFLPLLILLFAAAVEVSQVFDLVGKLGLGDSKFFRTLLGSTFDPWDLVFYGLTALGLGLFERHRKGRAGSGRS
- a CDS encoding GntR family transcriptional regulator produces the protein MQETLNRLSAQYPGTVEQADEHFFWNAAGDRYPYYLRIIQNLVGKIGAGIYPLGTFLPSEAALAKEYQVSIHTIRRALAYLNRMHFVKTINGRGTRVISPDKQASITGASHISMRLYLSAIQLMTLIIRPASLLVFDKLDASVQKQLTLKMEQPHGIPLTHIADCVIENTPLYPLKVILQEANYPLRWGYYFSFDSRGKSGTAHINEISLKAFACLQKGDQQGFADLLFKSYCYILDSVCKPLCENGLVRDSWLILPR
- a CDS encoding FadR/GntR family transcriptional regulator, with product MRCLLDEKRTRSSSIHENLREQIISGLREYGSRLPSAPQLCKSYGVGMRAVRTALKALKEEGLIETGERRRAVVVYRDSLMEQSADVQSILQRKSSVLAVYQTMELIMPDILTFCAQFSGIIELEHYDSTMKWTMYHRDSLRRWRVPSAFFHDILVSSGNPLLASLYTTLEMYGEAPFLTACQRSMQLNQYKFERQSVSYILDALKAGKPQDVRDSLTSHYRYTTPVWCRKH